From one Sulfurimonas sp. genomic stretch:
- a CDS encoding motility protein A, whose translation MDLGTVIGLVLILALLAGAMAMGVGIGAYIDIPSVLIVIGGSMGALMIAFKPVQMKKFMKVFMIAVKPPEEDVAELIKKLVAYSSKARKDGLLALEGDANNESNDFLRKGLSMAIDGSEPDTIRTLLEIEMEQTGARHKAHSSIFSTWAGIAGAFGMIGTLIGLVAMLLNMADPSAIGPSMAVALLTTMYGAIIGNVLGTPVANILDIRSSDEMLIKEIVLTGIMSIQDGDAPRDLEAKLLAYLPPEHRESSI comes from the coding sequence ATGGATTTAGGTACAGTCATTGGTTTAGTGTTAATTCTCGCGCTTCTAGCAGGTGCGATGGCTATGGGTGTTGGTATTGGAGCATATATCGATATTCCATCTGTATTAATTGTTATCGGTGGTTCTATGGGAGCACTGATGATCGCATTTAAACCGGTGCAGATGAAAAAATTTATGAAAGTTTTTATGATCGCTGTAAAACCGCCTGAAGAGGATGTTGCAGAACTTATAAAAAAGCTTGTAGCTTATTCATCAAAAGCCAGAAAAGACGGATTGTTAGCATTAGAGGGTGATGCTAACAATGAATCAAACGACTTTTTAAGAAAAGGTCTTTCAATGGCAATTGATGGAAGTGAACCTGACACAATCCGTACTCTTTTAGAGATAGAGATGGAGCAAACTGGGGCTCGTCACAAAGCACACTCTTCAATATTTTCAACTTGGGCTGGGATTGCAGGTGCATTTGGTATGATCGGTACACTTATAGGTCTTGTTGCAATGCTTTTAAATATGGCTGATCCTTCAGCAATCGGACCATCAATGGCGGTTGCTTTACTTACAACAATGTATGGTGCTATTATCGGAAATGTACTTGGTACTCCAGTGGCAAATATACTTGATATTAGAAGTTCAGATGAGATGCTTATTAAAGAGATAGTATTAACTGGAATTATGTCTATTCAAGATGGAGATGCACCAAGAGATCTTGAAGCCAAACTGTTAGCTTATCTTCCACCAGAACATAGAGAAAGCAGTATTTAA
- a CDS encoding flagellar motor protein MotB — MARKKCPECEKCLPAWLAAFGDLMSLLLCFFVLLLSMSSMDAKKISEAIGSLSGAMSVLEGGIKTEISKQRIQESTPIEARDETSQQVNKVTQAVIDANEMMEKGHGPTITMEEAQEGFKIELPSSLLFKPGSATIYNEDALLFLKRIALLIGEMPNTVKISVQGHTDNIPPSKNSPYKDNWELSSARGISVLQELILDGVDPKRISAAGFAEFTPKATNETKSGREKNRRVEIHFYGSKNENEAKVKRSVLDKAAS, encoded by the coding sequence ATGGCAAGAAAAAAGTGTCCAGAATGTGAAAAATGTTTGCCGGCTTGGTTAGCCGCATTTGGAGATCTTATGTCTCTGCTTTTATGTTTTTTCGTTTTGTTATTATCAATGTCAAGTATGGATGCTAAGAAAATTTCTGAGGCAATTGGATCTCTTTCAGGTGCTATGAGTGTACTTGAGGGCGGTATAAAAACTGAAATATCAAAACAGCGTATTCAAGAGTCTACACCTATTGAAGCTAGAGATGAAACTTCACAACAGGTAAATAAGGTAACTCAAGCTGTTATAGATGCAAATGAGATGATGGAAAAGGGTCATGGCCCTACTATAACTATGGAAGAAGCTCAAGAAGGGTTCAAGATAGAACTTCCATCATCGCTTCTTTTTAAACCAGGAAGTGCAACTATATATAATGAAGATGCATTACTGTTTTTAAAACGTATAGCTCTTTTGATAGGTGAGATGCCAAATACAGTAAAGATCAGTGTACAAGGTCATACAGATAATATTCCGCCTAGTAAGAACTCTCCATATAAAGACAACTGGGAACTATCATCTGCAAGGGGTATATCTGTACTTCAAGAGTTAATACTTGACGGTGTAGATCCAAAACGTATCAGTGCAGCAGGTTTTGCAGAGTTTACGCCAAAAGCTACTAACGAAACAAAAAGCGGTAGAGAAAAAAACCGTCGTGTTGAGATACATTTTTACGGCTCTAAAAATGAAAATGAGGCAAAAGTTAAAAGATCAGTATTAGATAAGGCCGCGTCTTAA
- a CDS encoding COG3400 family protein, which yields MKKILIISDGDIGKHFVNRVIQTHTSENIYYVVETKAVEYEEYNPARFKFFEFDPTSLHKLANILKMDFVQVIILMDDETEAKYTLKNIRSLKSKVRIILLDSWGIENTDPDTVLVDSKEIVASRLIDYLPNVPVIAQNVGIGEGEIMEVLVPFGSSFVYRHIGVIEQKDWRIVAMYRNRKLLMPSRRRMIQPNDLLVLVGQPAVLKSVYRAIKRELGQFPEPFGSNIYLYLDMDLSNKETIKELIRRSIFIHKKFNHNLIIRVVNPSDIDIIQHIKEQVSLDVIVDIKYDNTPTDVSFFDDIQNYHVGLVIVPKETFNHTETRNMLYESHVPVLKMADKSFSAVKDAALILSDNRDLEKISTTIYDISEQMGFNINLYDYQNEHEAQKEQVIEHYYNLSTIFSKSIKVIKENENPINVLRQKDDFIHILPFTFKLTKKSYYSFLSTDSERLYHKLDDYHQIFIPVQL from the coding sequence GTGAAAAAAATATTAATAATAAGTGATGGTGATATTGGAAAGCACTTTGTAAACAGGGTTATCCAAACACATACATCAGAAAACATATATTATGTTGTAGAAACTAAAGCGGTCGAGTATGAAGAGTATAATCCTGCTCGCTTTAAGTTTTTCGAATTTGATCCTACAAGTCTTCATAAGTTGGCAAATATTTTAAAAATGGACTTTGTACAAGTTATCATATTAATGGATGATGAAACAGAAGCAAAATACACACTAAAAAATATAAGATCCCTAAAGAGCAAAGTTAGGATAATTTTACTTGACAGCTGGGGTATCGAAAATACTGACCCTGACACTGTACTTGTTGATTCAAAAGAGATAGTTGCTTCAAGGTTGATTGACTATCTTCCAAACGTTCCTGTAATTGCACAAAATGTCGGTATAGGCGAGGGTGAAATTATGGAAGTACTAGTTCCGTTTGGAAGCTCTTTTGTATACAGACATATTGGAGTAATTGAGCAAAAAGACTGGCGTATAGTTGCTATGTATAGAAACAGAAAACTTTTAATGCCTTCACGCAGACGTATGATACAGCCAAACGACTTGCTTGTTTTAGTAGGTCAGCCGGCAGTTTTAAAATCTGTTTATCGTGCTATTAAACGTGAGCTTGGTCAATTTCCTGAACCTTTTGGCTCAAATATTTATCTATATTTAGATATGGATCTCTCAAATAAAGAGACTATTAAAGAGCTGATCAGACGTTCAATTTTTATACATAAAAAATTCAACCATAACTTAATTATAAGAGTTGTAAATCCAAGTGATATAGATATTATTCAACATATTAAAGAGCAGGTGAGCTTAGATGTTATAGTCGATATAAAGTACGATAATACTCCGACAGATGTTAGCTTTTTTGATGATATACAAAACTATCATGTAGGTCTTGTGATTGTGCCTAAAGAGACATTTAACCATACAGAAACAAGAAATATGCTTTACGAATCTCATGTACCGGTATTAAAAATGGCAGATAAATCTTTCTCTGCGGTTAAAGATGCTGCACTTATTTTAAGTGACAACAGAGATCTTGAAAAAATTTCTACAACTATATATGACATTTCAGAACAAATGGGTTTTAATATTAACTTGTATGATTATCAAAATGAACATGAAGCTCAAAAAGAGCAGGTAATAGAGCACTATTATAACCTTTCTACCATCTTTTCTAAAAGCATTAAAGTGATAAAAGAGAATGAAAATCCTATAAATGTTCTAAGACAAAAAGATGATTTTATACATATTCTTCCTTTTACTTTTAAGTTGACAAAAAAATCATATTATTCTTTTTTATCAACAGATAGTGAGAGACTTTATCATAAACTTGACGATTATCATCAGATTTTTATACCAGTACAATTGTAA
- the fliP gene encoding flagellar type III secretion system pore protein FliP (The bacterial flagellar biogenesis protein FliP forms a type III secretion system (T3SS)-type pore required for flagellar assembly.), whose product MIRIIFSLLALVSILGAEAVTIPTMNFNLASPDTPQQLVSSLNVLVVLTLLFLAPSMVLVMTTFTRFVIVFGFLRQALGTQQVPPTQVLVMLAMILTFFVMEPVGTKAYEQGIKPYVEEKIGYEEAFDKTALPFKNFMIRNTREKDLALFFRIREMENPQSVADVPLSVVIPAFVISELKTAFEIGFLLFLPFLVIDMVVASILMSMGMMMLPPVMISLPFKILVFVLIDGWNLLIGNLIASIK is encoded by the coding sequence ATGATTAGAATAATCTTTTCTTTATTGGCTTTAGTTTCAATTTTAGGAGCTGAGGCTGTAACTATACCTACTATGAATTTCAACTTGGCTTCTCCTGATACGCCGCAGCAGTTAGTTAGTTCATTAAATGTATTAGTTGTACTTACACTTTTATTTTTAGCACCATCTATGGTGCTTGTTATGACAACATTTACAAGATTTGTTATTGTGTTTGGTTTTTTACGTCAAGCTTTGGGTACACAGCAAGTTCCACCTACACAGGTTTTAGTAATGCTTGCTATGATACTTACTTTTTTTGTGATGGAACCGGTTGGTACAAAAGCATACGAGCAAGGTATAAAGCCATATGTAGAAGAGAAGATCGGCTATGAAGAGGCTTTTGACAAAACGGCACTCCCGTTTAAAAACTTTATGATTAGAAACACAAGAGAGAAAGACTTAGCTCTTTTTTTTAGAATTAGGGAGATGGAAAATCCGCAAAGCGTAGCCGATGTACCACTTTCTGTAGTGATACCTGCCTTTGTAATAAGTGAGTTAAAAACAGCCTTTGAAATAGGTTTTTTACTATTCTTACCGTTTTTGGTAATAGATATGGTTGTTGCATCTATCCTTATGTCAATGGGTATGATGATGCTCCCACCTGTTATGATATCTCTGCCATTTAAGATACTTGTCTTTGTCCTTATAGATGGATGGAACTTACTTATCGGAAACCTCATAGCCTCAATAAAATAG
- the aroB gene encoding 3-dehydroquinate synthase, with product MQVNIPLKKTIDNSYDITIDTLPKLHFDRKVAIITNTTVSDLHLDYLKEKVSAKELVIVTLPDGEQYKNQESIDKILNALFENKFNRKSLLIAFGGGVIGDMTGFAASIYQRGIDFIQIPTTLLSQVDASVGGKTGMNNKYGKNLVGAFHQPQAVYIDPYFLTTLPKREFGAGFAEIVKMAVTFNKEFFEFLQDADMRDQETLIEAITKAVKTKAEVVAKDEKEQGIRAALNYGHTFGHVIENETKYEKYLHGEAVSIGMVMANELACSMDLMSNDEAVAIKFLLEKYDLPVDYKIKDIDKFYDAFFLDKKSSDSKITFIIPKGIGDVVISDECSKNLVISVLEKFEDR from the coding sequence ATGCAGGTAAATATTCCCCTTAAGAAAACAATAGACAATTCGTACGATATAACAATAGACACACTTCCAAAACTACATTTTGATAGAAAAGTGGCAATTATTACAAATACAACGGTTTCTGACTTGCATTTAGACTATTTAAAAGAGAAAGTTAGTGCAAAAGAATTGGTAATTGTTACATTGCCTGATGGTGAACAGTACAAAAATCAAGAGAGTATAGATAAAATACTAAATGCTCTTTTTGAAAATAAATTTAATAGAAAATCACTTCTTATAGCTTTTGGCGGCGGTGTTATAGGTGATATGACAGGTTTTGCTGCAAGTATATATCAGCGCGGAATAGATTTTATACAGATACCTACTACTCTTTTATCTCAGGTTGATGCCAGTGTAGGCGGTAAAACTGGTATGAACAACAAATACGGAAAAAATTTAGTGGGTGCTTTTCATCAGCCTCAAGCTGTATATATCGATCCATACTTTTTAACAACGCTTCCAAAAAGAGAATTTGGTGCAGGTTTTGCAGAGATTGTAAAAATGGCCGTGACATTTAACAAAGAGTTTTTTGAATTTTTACAAGATGCTGATATGAGAGATCAAGAGACTTTGATCGAAGCTATTACAAAAGCTGTAAAAACTAAAGCTGAAGTTGTAGCAAAAGATGAAAAAGAGCAGGGAATTAGAGCTGCTCTTAATTACGGGCATACTTTTGGGCATGTTATAGAGAACGAGACAAAGTATGAAAAATATCTACACGGTGAAGCTGTATCTATCGGTATGGTTATGGCTAATGAGCTGGCTTGTTCAATGGATTTGATGAGCAACGATGAAGCTGTAGCAATTAAGTTTTTGCTTGAGAAGTATGATCTTCCGGTTGATTATAAGATCAAAGATATAGACAAGTTTTATGATGCATTCTTTTTAGATAAAAAAAGCTCAGACTCTAAAATAACTTTTATCATTCCAAAAGGTATCGGTGATGTAGTTATTAGCGATGAGTGTTCAAAAAATTTAGTTATTTCTGTTTTAGAAAAATTTGAGGATAGATAA
- the trmA gene encoding tRNA (uridine(54)-C5)-methyltransferase TrmA — protein MECKHFGECGSCKIYADGYEAQLDQKLKINQERFGAFYNSDIKIYRSPTQNYRSRAEFKIWHVEDEIHYAMNHLEHKGVVLIEECPQVSEHIQSIMPKLLDKIKEFGIGFKLFGADFLSSQNGEMVVSLLYHRKLDDEWKSLAQKIANELGIYIIGRSRKQKLVIGQDYITENLNINNEVYKFNYIENSFTQPNAKVNEQMIEWAISSLEDTDSDLLELYCGAGNFTIPFANRFNKVLATEISKSSINAAKSNMALNDVDNIEFVRMSVEEFVQALDGVREFRRMKDIDINDYSINTIFVDPPRSGMDLASCEFSARQDNIIYISCNPETLVRNLEVLCKTHKIVDMALFDQFPYTNHVEMGVKLKRV, from the coding sequence TTGGAATGTAAACATTTTGGCGAATGTGGTTCATGTAAAATATATGCAGATGGATATGAAGCACAATTAGATCAGAAATTAAAAATCAATCAAGAAAGATTTGGTGCTTTTTATAACTCAGATATAAAAATATACAGATCTCCAACACAAAATTACCGCTCACGTGCAGAGTTTAAAATATGGCATGTAGAAGATGAGATCCATTATGCTATGAATCATTTGGAACATAAAGGTGTGGTCTTAATAGAAGAATGTCCACAAGTAAGCGAACATATTCAATCTATAATGCCAAAACTTTTAGATAAGATAAAAGAATTTGGTATTGGTTTTAAACTATTTGGAGCAGACTTTTTAAGCTCTCAAAACGGCGAGATGGTAGTATCTTTACTATATCACAGAAAACTCGATGACGAATGGAAATCTTTAGCACAGAAGATTGCAAATGAGCTCGGTATATACATAATAGGAAGAAGCCGTAAACAAAAGCTGGTGATCGGACAAGATTATATAACTGAGAATTTAAATATAAATAATGAAGTTTATAAGTTTAACTATATAGAAAACAGTTTTACTCAGCCAAACGCAAAAGTTAATGAGCAGATGATAGAGTGGGCTATATCTTCACTTGAAGATACAGACAGCGATCTGTTAGAACTTTATTGCGGTGCAGGAAATTTCACAATACCTTTTGCCAACAGATTTAATAAAGTACTTGCAACCGAGATCTCGAAGTCATCTATAAATGCAGCAAAAAGCAATATGGCGCTTAATGATGTAGATAATATAGAATTTGTACGTATGAGTGTTGAAGAGTTTGTTCAGGCGCTTGATGGTGTACGAGAATTTAGAAGAATGAAAGATATCGATATAAATGATTATAGTATAAATACAATTTTCGTAGATCCTCCTAGAAGTGGAATGGATTTGGCTTCTTGTGAGTTTAGTGCAAGACAGGATAATATTATTTATATTTCTTGTAATCCTGAGACATTGGTACGTAACTTGGAAGTTTTATGCAAAACACATAAGATAGTTGATATGGCTTTATTTGATCAGTTTCCATATACTAATCATGTTGAGATGGGTGTAAAGTTAAAAAGGGTTTAG
- a CDS encoding AAA family ATPase, with amino-acid sequence MRSRKEITMPNFKTNRIALYVSSFFIVVLVLFAIFRDNSEVITLVEAKKILSNKSVESVTATKEFVYLKTEHGIYKIASSQVNPAMFEGYTVEVGSESNIVLYLFLLVILLGLGSIGIRYLLKQINKDLPTLKQSSAPIGTNQSMVVESIKSDVSFDDIGGISDVKVELEEIIDFMKNPKRYKSFGARLPRGVLLVGPPGVGKTMIAKAVASEADVPFFYQSGASFVQIYVGMGAKRVHELFEAAKRNAPSIIFIDEIDAVGKKRDGQRNDEREATLNQLLTEMDGFEASSGVIVVAATNKIDVLDEALLRAGRFDRRIFVELPTKIERASILSKYLDKVPHSLDVSVIANMTVGFNGASLAALVNEAALLSIRQKDMQVTQEHFEQVKDKVVFGKKKLQILSEKQKMYRVTYQAAKVMVATYFDIPFEKLILSNERLTPATNEPFIKHELQNRVKMLLAGVVACSMKYNEHSSSAKQDLDEAKELVEKMITEYSMGENIYPKENEKENVMNALYDDTSKLISSLSKVIQKIEADLNEFESITKKRVKEYIDEVL; translated from the coding sequence ATGAGATCAAGAAAGGAAATAACTATGCCGAACTTTAAAACAAATAGAATTGCACTTTACGTATCCTCTTTTTTTATTGTTGTTTTAGTTTTATTTGCGATTTTTAGAGATAACTCTGAGGTTATTACTCTAGTTGAAGCTAAAAAGATCCTATCTAATAAGAGTGTTGAGAGTGTAACAGCTACTAAAGAGTTTGTTTATTTAAAAACAGAACACGGTATTTATAAAATTGCTTCATCTCAAGTAAATCCTGCTATGTTTGAAGGTTATACAGTTGAAGTTGGGAGTGAGAGCAATATAGTTTTATATCTGTTTTTATTGGTTATTCTTCTTGGTCTTGGATCAATTGGTATTAGATATTTATTAAAGCAAATAAATAAAGATCTTCCTACTCTTAAACAATCATCGGCTCCAATTGGTACAAATCAAAGTATGGTTGTAGAATCTATTAAAAGTGATGTAAGCTTTGATGATATAGGCGGGATTAGTGATGTTAAAGTAGAGTTAGAAGAGATCATTGACTTTATGAAAAATCCAAAGCGTTACAAAAGCTTTGGTGCACGTCTACCTCGTGGTGTTTTACTTGTGGGACCTCCAGGTGTTGGTAAAACTATGATTGCAAAAGCAGTTGCAAGTGAAGCGGATGTTCCATTTTTTTATCAAAGCGGTGCATCTTTTGTTCAAATATACGTAGGTATGGGGGCAAAACGCGTACACGAGCTTTTTGAAGCTGCAAAAAGAAATGCTCCTTCAATAATTTTTATTGATGAGATAGATGCAGTTGGAAAAAAACGAGACGGGCAAAGAAATGATGAACGTGAAGCTACACTAAATCAACTGTTGACTGAGATGGATGGGTTTGAAGCTTCAAGCGGTGTTATAGTTGTCGCAGCTACAAATAAGATAGATGTATTAGATGAAGCACTTCTTCGTGCAGGGCGTTTTGATAGACGTATATTTGTAGAACTACCTACAAAAATTGAGCGTGCATCTATACTTTCAAAGTATCTTGATAAGGTACCTCATTCATTAGATGTATCTGTTATAGCAAATATGACTGTTGGATTTAACGGTGCATCACTAGCAGCACTTGTAAATGAAGCTGCACTATTATCGATTCGTCAAAAAGATATGCAAGTTACACAGGAGCATTTTGAACAGGTAAAAGACAAAGTTGTATTTGGAAAGAAAAAGCTTCAAATACTTAGTGAGAAGCAAAAAATGTATCGTGTTACATATCAGGCTGCAAAAGTAATGGTAGCTACATATTTTGACATACCTTTTGAGAAATTGATTTTAAGTAATGAGAGATTAACTCCTGCTACAAATGAACCTTTTATTAAGCATGAACTTCAAAACAGAGTTAAAATGCTTTTAGCCGGTGTTGTAGCTTGTTCTATGAAGTATAATGAGCATTCAAGTAGCGCAAAACAAGACTTGGATGAAGCTAAAGAGTTAGTAGAAAAAATGATTACTGAATATTCTATGGGTGAAAATATATATCCAAAAGAGAATGAAAAAGAAAATGTAATGAATGCTTTATATGATGATACTTCTAAACTTATTTCATCATTATCAAAAGTTATTCAAAAGATTGAAGCTGATCTAAATGAGTTTGAAAGCATTACGAAAAAACGTGTTAAAGAGTATATAGATGAAGTTCTTTAG
- a CDS encoding mechanosensitive ion channel domain-containing protein yields MVKKLLVFSFIFFSVISTFAAENKDANVIEEYSQSGDYTNEVNTQEANNIKIAKYFALLDSLDIEISKEKVWTKSYATYLTALEVKSNLDDIRQRITFLSKKKKDQAAKEELRALEAKEKILAAQVSQLKDSYSTPFSELITPPEIDDAPQISNPFDIFTGISYIKKANSDFDAYMNNKQELTKLIKLLERESEIYKSIEKLDKEKTYLAQAVTKQKQLERFKNALSTISAAVEVYERRLEVLELNINQEIEQQVYKLIKIGILVSIVFVIFFLLKLALKKYFTDNERFYMANKAINFSNFTLIILIVFFNYIENASYLVTILGFASAGIAIAMKDWFMSILGWLVIVFGGSIHVGDRIRVDMDGMLYVGDVLDISPMRMTIMEDITLTSVMHNRRAGRIIFIPNNYIFTRMIANYTHSSLKTVWDGVKITITFESNHKKAMSIIKDITKKYSKGYTDITRKQLNKLRHHYSLKNTSVEPRIFSFIESNGINLEAWYLTNAYATLTLRSVISTEIIDAFNQEDDITIAYPTQMLHLEASAKDKPIMPVASDEGTVSQ; encoded by the coding sequence ATGGTTAAAAAATTATTAGTATTTTCATTTATCTTTTTTTCCGTAATATCAACTTTTGCAGCTGAAAATAAAGATGCGAATGTTATCGAAGAATATTCTCAAAGCGGTGATTATACAAATGAAGTAAATACTCAAGAAGCTAATAACATCAAAATAGCAAAATATTTTGCTCTTTTAGACAGTTTGGATATTGAAATTTCAAAAGAAAAAGTTTGGACTAAAAGTTATGCTACTTATCTTACAGCTTTAGAAGTTAAGTCGAATTTGGATGATATTAGACAAAGAATTACATTTTTATCTAAAAAGAAAAAAGATCAAGCTGCAAAAGAGGAACTTAGAGCATTAGAAGCAAAAGAAAAAATATTAGCTGCTCAAGTATCTCAGTTAAAAGACAGCTACTCTACACCTTTTTCTGAACTTATTACTCCTCCTGAAATCGATGATGCACCTCAGATATCAAACCCTTTTGATATATTTACAGGTATTTCATACATCAAAAAAGCTAATTCTGATTTTGATGCATATATGAATAACAAGCAGGAGTTAACGAAGCTTATTAAACTGCTAGAGCGTGAGAGTGAAATATATAAATCTATTGAAAAACTTGATAAAGAAAAAACATATTTAGCTCAGGCTGTAACTAAACAAAAACAGCTTGAACGTTTTAAAAATGCACTTAGTACAATATCAGCTGCAGTAGAGGTGTATGAAAGAAGATTAGAAGTTTTAGAGCTAAATATTAACCAAGAGATTGAACAACAAGTATATAAGCTAATCAAAATCGGTATATTGGTTTCTATTGTATTTGTAATTTTCTTTTTATTAAAACTAGCACTAAAAAAATATTTTACAGACAACGAACGTTTCTATATGGCTAATAAAGCTATAAACTTCAGTAATTTCACACTGATCATCTTAATTGTATTTTTTAACTACATTGAGAATGCAAGTTATCTTGTAACTATTTTAGGTTTTGCGTCAGCCGGTATCGCCATCGCTATGAAAGACTGGTTTATGTCTATTCTAGGATGGTTGGTTATCGTATTTGGTGGAAGTATACATGTAGGTGATAGAATCAGAGTAGATATGGATGGTATGTTGTATGTTGGAGATGTTCTTGATATATCACCTATGCGTATGACTATCATGGAAGATATTACGCTTACATCAGTTATGCATAATAGACGTGCAGGTAGGATTATATTTATACCTAATAACTACATTTTCACAAGAATGATAGCAAACTATACACACTCATCATTAAAGACGGTATGGGATGGTGTTAAAATAACTATCACTTTTGAATCCAATCACAAAAAAGCGATGAGTATAATTAAAGATATAACGAAAAAATACTCAAAAGGTTATACGGATATTACAAGAAAACAGTTAAATAAACTTAGACACCACTACAGTTTAAAAAACACAAGTGTAGAACCTAGAATTTTCTCTTTTATAGAAAGTAACGGTATAAACTTGGAAGCTTGGTATTTAACAAATGCATATGCTACTTTAACACTTAGAAGTGTTATTAGTACGGAGATTATAGATGCATTTAATCAAGAAGACGACATTACAATTGCTTACCCAACTCAAATGCTACATTTAGAAGCTTCGGCTAAAGATAAACCAATAATGCCGGTAGCTAGTGATGAAGGTACGGTAAGTCAGTAA
- the mtaB gene encoding tRNA (N(6)-L-threonylcarbamoyladenosine(37)-C(2))-methylthiotransferase MtaB produces MKKVYFKTFGCRTNLYDSQVMISALKEYEVTKNEDEADAIVINSCTVTNGADSHVRTYISHIEKTSNAKIFLTGCGAHTKGESLLSSGRVHGVFGQSEKLKIDSLLSAENPYYNPGDLNHIDNAIVDDFVGKSRAFIKVQEGCDFRCSYCIIPFVRGDARSMNEDKILEQISRLALNGFGEFILTGTNVGSYGKGNNSSMAKLMKRISQIRGVRRIRLGSVEPIQITDEFKEILDEPWLEKHLHIALQHTSPKMLKIMNRRNVYKQDRELFEFLSDKGFAIGTDFITGHPGETQEIWNEAIENLNNLPLTHLHAFTYSKRDGTPSAIMKPEINGKIAKERLHEIEAIIEQKNYDFRQKHNVNLEVLIESQREEGLYQGFDQFFNKLLLKSDEDMLGNWIDIEKYEIKKGNNYAEL; encoded by the coding sequence ATGAAAAAAGTTTACTTTAAAACATTCGGTTGTCGCACAAATCTTTATGATTCACAAGTGATGATCTCTGCACTAAAAGAGTATGAAGTTACTAAAAATGAAGATGAAGCAGATGCAATAGTTATAAACTCGTGTACCGTAACAAACGGAGCTGATTCTCATGTTAGAACTTATATATCGCATATAGAAAAAACATCAAATGCAAAAATATTTTTAACTGGATGTGGAGCTCATACGAAGGGTGAGAGTTTACTCTCATCTGGTCGTGTTCACGGAGTTTTCGGTCAAAGTGAGAAATTAAAGATAGATAGTCTGCTCTCAGCAGAGAACCCATACTATAATCCAGGTGATCTAAATCATATTGATAACGCAATAGTAGATGATTTTGTAGGAAAGAGTAGAGCGTTTATAAAAGTTCAAGAAGGCTGTGACTTTCGTTGTTCATACTGCATAATTCCATTTGTTCGTGGTGATGCAAGAAGTATGAATGAAGATAAGATCTTAGAACAAATCTCACGTCTTGCACTTAATGGTTTTGGAGAATTTATACTTACAGGTACAAATGTAGGTAGCTATGGAAAAGGCAACAACTCGTCTATGGCAAAACTAATGAAGCGTATATCTCAGATTCGTGGAGTTAGACGTATACGTCTGGGCAGTGTAGAGCCTATTCAAATTACAGATGAATTTAAAGAGATTTTAGATGAGCCTTGGTTAGAGAAACATCTTCATATAGCTTTGCAACATACATCGCCTAAGATGCTAAAAATTATGAATAGAAGAAATGTCTATAAGCAAGACAGAGAATTGTTTGAATTTTTATCTGATAAAGGTTTTGCAATAGGGACTGATTTTATTACAGGACACCCTGGTGAGACTCAGGAAATTTGGAATGAAGCTATAGAAAATTTAAACAATTTACCTTTAACACATCTACATGCTTTTACATATTCTAAGCGTGATGGGACACCTTCTGCCATAATGAAGCCAGAAATAAATGGCAAAATTGCTAAAGAAAGACTACATGAGATAGAAGCTATTATTGAGCAAAAAAATTATGATTTTAGACAAAAGCATAATGTAAACCTTGAAGTGTTGATTGAGAGTCAAAGAGAAGAAGGTCTCTATCAAGGGTTTGATCAGTTCTTTAATAAACTTCTTCTAAAGTCAGATGAAGATATGTTAGGTAACTGGATAGATATAGAAAAATATGAGATCAAGAAAGGAAATAACTATGCCGAACTTTAA